One window of the Kiloniellales bacterium genome contains the following:
- a CDS encoding inorganic phosphate transporter has translation MDIVTALAIATIAIVLVFDYTNGFHDASNIVATVIASRAMTPIQAVILIAIFEFLGPLLGGTAVANTIGKFIDVSALAGITSLGIILAGVIGAIVWNLGTWWFGIPSSSSHALVGGLVGPVVVSAGFDYVVWGFRELFLHGHVTGVTKVLLALILSPIIGFWVGFVLQRFTGLLLRGARPSLNRYLRRSQIATSAWLAFSHGTNDAQKSMGIITLVLVTGGLITSFEVPFWAILACAAAITLGILSGGWRIVRTVGFGIYKVRPLHALNAQVTAAGVIFGAALVGGPVSTTHVVSSSIMGIGASERPKSVRWAKAKEIVSTWLITIPGAATIGILAWFVVQVLL, from the coding sequence ATGGACATCGTCACCGCTCTGGCGATCGCAACGATCGCGATCGTTCTGGTATTTGACTACACCAACGGCTTTCACGATGCCTCGAACATAGTCGCCACGGTCATCGCGTCGCGCGCCATGACGCCGATCCAAGCGGTCATCTTGATCGCTATCTTTGAGTTTCTCGGCCCACTCCTCGGCGGCACCGCCGTGGCCAACACCATCGGCAAGTTCATCGACGTGAGCGCGCTGGCCGGGATCACCTCGCTCGGCATTATCTTGGCCGGCGTGATCGGTGCCATCGTCTGGAACCTAGGGACCTGGTGGTTCGGCATTCCCTCTAGCTCATCCCATGCCCTCGTTGGCGGTCTGGTCGGCCCGGTCGTGGTCTCGGCCGGTTTCGACTACGTGGTCTGGGGCTTCAGGGAACTGTTTTTGCACGGCCATGTGACCGGTGTGACCAAGGTGTTGCTCGCGTTGATCCTCTCCCCGATTATCGGCTTCTGGGTCGGCTTCGTCCTACAGCGCTTCACCGGCCTGCTGCTGCGCGGTGCCCGACCATCTCTCAATCGCTACCTGCGCCGATCCCAGATCGCGACCTCCGCCTGGCTGGCCTTCTCACATGGCACCAACGACGCCCAGAAAAGCATGGGCATCATCACCCTGGTGCTGGTGACCGGCGGCCTGATCACCAGCTTTGAGGTGCCGTTCTGGGCGATCCTGGCCTGCGCTGCCGCGATTACTTTGGGCATATTGTCAGGGGGCTGGCGTATCGTGCGCACAGTCGGCTTCGGGATCTACAAGGTTCGGCCGCTGCACGCGCTGAACGCTCAGGTGACCGCAGCGGGCGTGATCTTCGGAGCGGCTTTGGTCGGCGGGCCGGTGTCGACCACCCACGTAGTGAGCTCGTCGATAATGGGGATCGGTGCATCGGAACGCCCGAAGTCCGTGCGCTGGGCGAAGGCCAAGGAGATTGTCTCGACCTGGTTGATCACGATTCCGGGTGCGGCCACGATCGGAATCCTCGCCTGGTTCGTGGTGCAGGTACTCCTATAA
- a CDS encoding DUF47 family protein, translating into MSGGSGNVVTKLVDRVFPRMPDFYGLMNDQCDLLVTAMEEFVEYMRTGDPNTGKQIASVLEKQGDELKRRNLRVLNKAFATPMDREEIYRAIEGIDHVLNYAKTTVREMEAFDVEPDGHTLEMAIHLKDGSQALQAGFRKIATAPAQAESDAQAARKAERQIEKCYRRALAELLKAEAYHAELQEKSGGTGTDALRCMTEILKRREIYRHLSNGGDRLAHTGQTLHDIIVKIA; encoded by the coding sequence ATGAGTGGAGGTTCGGGCAACGTCGTCACGAAACTGGTCGATCGCGTGTTCCCACGCATGCCGGACTTCTACGGCCTGATGAACGACCAGTGCGATCTCCTCGTGACCGCAATGGAGGAGTTCGTCGAATACATGCGCACTGGCGACCCTAACACCGGCAAGCAGATCGCGAGTGTTCTGGAGAAGCAAGGCGACGAGCTGAAAAGGCGCAATTTGCGGGTCCTCAACAAGGCCTTCGCCACGCCGATGGACCGCGAGGAAATCTATCGTGCGATCGAAGGCATCGACCACGTCCTAAACTACGCCAAGACCACGGTGCGCGAGATGGAGGCATTCGACGTCGAACCGGACGGCCACACCCTCGAGATGGCCATCCATCTGAAGGATGGATCCCAAGCGTTGCAAGCGGGCTTCCGCAAGATCGCCACCGCGCCAGCGCAGGCCGAGTCAGATGCCCAAGCCGCACGCAAGGCTGAGCGTCAGATCGAGAAGTGCTACCGCCGAGCGCTGGCCGAGCTTCTCAAGGCCGAGGCCTACCACGCTGAGCTACAGGAGAAGAGCGGTGGCACCGGCACGGATGCGCTGCGCTGCATGACCGAGATCCTGAAGCGGCGCGAGATCTACCGCCACCTGTCGAACGGCGGCGACCGCTTGGCGCACACGGGACAGACCCTGCACGACATCATAGTCAAGATCGCCTGA
- a CDS encoding hemolysin family protein, whose amino-acid sequence MTELFVLLVLLILSGVFSGSETALVDLSIGRVEGLVKERRRGARALHQLKRDPSRMLTTILIGNNVVNIAASVMATVLASRWFGNAGPGVAVGVLTIMILVFGEITPKSLATRYSERISLTIAPPMLAFMRLIYPLVWLFGRFTTWVHERTGAKSDPTITESELISMLGHGEREGTIDQGEREIIERVFEFHDLKVRDVMTPHGDVFSLDGSKTVTKALPLVAEGSYTRIPLHDENRDNLYKVLYLRDLLTAVADGRVSARLDEIAHDPLFVSQFQGIDELFSKLLRNRRHLAIVVDEHGVIRGIVTLEDLLEELVGEIYDESDIAQTMATRVSEHELAVDGSTELRVVEDYFDLDLPGKPTDTVSLWILTRTDSIPEKDAVFTIDGLEVKISEASPRRIDRVTIRRVRPAATEDPEPELPGRTKRDERLPNPSRP is encoded by the coding sequence ATGACAGAGCTCTTCGTATTGCTGGTGCTGTTGATCCTCTCCGGCGTGTTCTCCGGCTCGGAGACGGCCTTGGTGGACCTGTCGATCGGTCGGGTCGAGGGTCTCGTCAAGGAGCGCCGGCGGGGCGCGCGCGCCCTGCATCAGCTGAAGCGAGACCCCTCTCGGATGCTGACGACGATATTGATCGGAAACAACGTCGTGAACATCGCTGCATCGGTCATGGCGACGGTTCTTGCATCGAGATGGTTCGGCAACGCGGGCCCTGGCGTCGCGGTCGGCGTTTTGACCATTATGATTTTGGTCTTCGGCGAAATAACGCCGAAGAGTCTCGCGACTCGGTACTCGGAGCGGATTTCGCTCACCATCGCGCCACCAATGCTCGCCTTCATGCGCTTGATTTATCCGCTCGTCTGGCTGTTCGGCAGGTTCACCACTTGGGTACACGAGCGAACCGGCGCAAAGAGCGACCCTACGATTACCGAGTCAGAGCTGATCAGCATGCTGGGGCACGGGGAGCGGGAGGGCACGATAGACCAGGGCGAGCGCGAAATCATCGAGCGCGTGTTCGAGTTTCATGACCTCAAGGTCCGGGACGTAATGACGCCCCATGGCGACGTTTTCTCGCTCGACGGAAGCAAGACGGTCACCAAAGCGTTGCCTCTCGTGGCAGAAGGCTCCTACACACGCATTCCACTTCACGATGAAAATCGAGACAACCTCTACAAGGTACTCTATCTGCGCGATCTGCTCACCGCGGTGGCCGACGGCCGGGTCAGTGCACGGCTCGACGAGATCGCCCACGACCCCTTGTTTGTCTCCCAATTCCAGGGCATTGACGAGTTGTTCTCGAAACTGCTGCGAAACAGGCGCCACCTTGCCATCGTCGTGGATGAACATGGCGTGATCAGGGGCATCGTGACCCTCGAAGACCTCCTCGAAGAGCTGGTGGGTGAGATCTACGACGAAAGTGACATTGCACAGACCATGGCGACCAGGGTTTCCGAGCACGAGCTAGCCGTCGATGGATCTACAGAGCTACGCGTCGTTGAGGATTACTTCGACCTCGACCTCCCGGGTAAGCCCACCGATACGGTGAGTCTCTGGATCCTGACCCGCACCGACTCGATTCCCGAGAAAGACGCCGTCTTTACTATTGATGGCCTGGAGGTGAAGATTTCCGAGGCATCGCCGCGGCGGATAGACCGGGTGACGATTAGGCGCGTGCGACCCGCCGCCACCGAGGATCCCGAGCCAGAGTTACCAGGCCGCACTAAACGAGATGAGCGGCTGCCAAATCCATCACGGCCCTGA
- a CDS encoding GNAT family N-acetyltransferase, whose translation MKPEPGRGTTPAPRQIRNRDLDWVLALNRAQEIELSPLTPPRLEELVAAAFYAKALDPQAAFLLAFDQDAAYDSPNFLWFRDRIARFVYVDRITVAPAQRGRGHARALYDDLFRQALARGHDRIVCEVNADPPNPGSDAFHAALGFREVGRAALADRGKSVRYLELGLP comes from the coding sequence ATGAAGCCAGAACCCGGCCGCGGCACGACCCCAGCCCCGAGACAGATCCGAAACCGGGACCTCGACTGGGTGCTGGCCCTGAACCGGGCGCAGGAAATCGAGCTCTCGCCGCTCACCCCGCCCCGGCTTGAGGAACTGGTCGCCGCGGCCTTCTACGCCAAGGCGCTGGACCCGCAGGCGGCTTTCCTGCTCGCCTTCGACCAGGACGCCGCCTACGACAGCCCGAACTTCCTCTGGTTCCGGGACCGGATCGCGCGCTTCGTCTACGTCGACCGGATCACGGTCGCGCCGGCGCAGCGTGGCCGGGGCCATGCCCGGGCGCTCTACGACGACCTCTTCCGCCAGGCCTTGGCCCGGGGTCACGACCGCATCGTCTGCGAGGTCAACGCCGACCCGCCCAACCCGGGCTCGGACGCCTTCCACGCCGCGCTCGGCTTCCGCGAGGTCGGCCGGGCCGCGCTCGCCGACCGCGGCAAGTCGGTGCGCTACCTGGAGCTCGGGCTGCCCTGA
- a CDS encoding class II glutamine amidotransferase: protein MCRWLGYAGAPVYLEELISKPEHSLIDQSLEARAGATTTNGDGFGIGWYSGRETPGIYKDTQPAWNDSNLLDLTAHIESPLFLAHVRATTGSAIQRTNCHPFRHEKWLFVHNGLIRDFDRVRRDLALAVAAPLYPKILGTTDSELLFYLALTFGLETDPLTGLARMAGLVERVCAEHGIEHAIQLSVGLCDGERLLAVRYSTERRSRTLFHSKSMRALQEIQPDLKRFPPDARVVVSEPLSDLTDEWEEIPESTAILVQRDEVERQAFEPQPPD, encoded by the coding sequence ATGTGCCGTTGGTTGGGTTACGCGGGTGCGCCCGTCTATCTGGAAGAGCTGATCTCGAAGCCGGAGCATTCTCTCATCGACCAAAGCCTCGAGGCGCGTGCCGGGGCGACGACCACAAACGGTGACGGCTTCGGGATCGGCTGGTACAGCGGCCGGGAGACCCCCGGCATCTACAAGGACACTCAGCCCGCCTGGAACGACAGCAACCTTCTGGACCTGACGGCGCACATCGAATCCCCGCTGTTCCTCGCCCATGTCCGCGCGACAACGGGCTCCGCGATCCAGCGGACCAACTGCCATCCCTTTCGCCACGAGAAGTGGCTCTTCGTCCACAACGGCCTGATCCGCGACTTCGACAGGGTCCGGCGGGACCTGGCGCTGGCGGTCGCGGCGCCGCTGTACCCGAAGATACTGGGCACCACCGATTCGGAGCTCCTGTTCTATCTCGCCCTGACCTTCGGCTTGGAGACCGACCCTCTGACCGGACTCGCCCGGATGGCGGGTCTTGTCGAGAGGGTCTGCGCAGAGCACGGAATCGAGCATGCCATCCAGCTCAGCGTCGGGCTGTGCGACGGCGAGCGCTTGCTGGCGGTCCGCTATTCGACGGAGCGGCGGTCGCGCACTCTGTTCCACAGCAAGAGCATGCGGGCGCTGCAGGAGATCCAGCCGGACCTGAAGCGGTTCCCGCCCGACGCCCGCGTCGTCGTCTCCGAGCCGCTCTCGGACCTGACGGACGAATGGGAGGAGATTCCGGAGTCGACGGCGATCCTCGTTCAGCGGGACGAGGTCGAAAGGCAGGCCTTCGAGCCGCAGCCGCCCGATTGA
- a CDS encoding LysR family transcriptional regulator, producing the protein MLELRLLKALVTIAEERSVTRAARRLHITQPAMSATLRKIREAFDDPLFVRSGGGLATTERAEEVLVEARKIIATVEALERETAAFDPATDELELRIEASDFTHSVLLPSVMRILAEEAPRTRLFMQPLALDRLAHSLDEGSLDFAILPAFLAPPALRMRKLFEEDFVCVMRRGHPMDREPFTKEALSACAHLRVTPTGTEGRSRVDRAFEAQDQIRDIRLTVTSYNAVPAVVAVTDLVSLFPRGMASRLGEEFSVHELPIPLEAISMSLIWHPRKQTGRSHRWARELLARAAMQAYRKRTAEVTSAAFGRG; encoded by the coding sequence ATGCTTGAACTCCGGCTGCTCAAGGCCCTGGTGACTATCGCGGAGGAGCGCAGCGTCACGCGCGCGGCGCGGCGCCTGCATATCACGCAGCCGGCGATGAGCGCGACGCTGCGCAAGATCCGAGAGGCCTTCGACGATCCCCTCTTCGTTCGCTCCGGCGGCGGCCTGGCGACCACCGAACGGGCCGAGGAGGTCCTCGTCGAGGCCAGGAAGATCATTGCCACGGTGGAGGCGCTCGAGCGCGAGACCGCAGCCTTCGATCCCGCCACCGACGAGCTGGAGCTGCGGATCGAGGCCTCCGATTTCACCCACTCGGTCCTCTTGCCGAGCGTCATGCGCATCTTGGCGGAGGAAGCCCCACGGACGCGGCTGTTCATGCAACCGCTCGCCCTCGACCGGCTGGCGCATTCACTCGATGAAGGGAGCCTGGACTTCGCCATACTGCCGGCGTTTCTGGCCCCGCCAGCCCTGCGCATGCGAAAGCTGTTCGAGGAGGACTTCGTCTGCGTCATGCGACGGGGCCATCCCATGGATAGGGAGCCCTTCACCAAGGAAGCTCTATCGGCCTGCGCGCATTTGCGGGTTACGCCGACCGGGACAGAAGGCAGGAGCCGCGTCGACCGGGCGTTCGAGGCGCAGGATCAAATCCGCGACATTCGCCTGACGGTCACCAGCTACAACGCCGTGCCCGCCGTCGTCGCCGTAACGGACCTGGTCTCGCTCTTCCCGAGAGGGATGGCCTCTCGCCTTGGCGAGGAGTTTTCGGTTCACGAACTGCCCATTCCGCTCGAAGCGATCTCCATGTCGCTGATCTGGCATCCGAGAAAGCAGACCGGGCGCTCGCACCGCTGGGCGCGGGAGCTTCTCGCCAGAGCCGCGATGCAGGCCTACCGGAAGCGGACCGCAGAGGTCACCAGCGCGGCCTTTGGGCGCGGGTGA
- a CDS encoding choice-of-anchor I family protein: MAKEAARILLRAKADAAPRSRTGIARSQATGKIWLGRLVGAVALSLVATSCTAPGSDEFAPVYLEGADGGLQAQIIGRRDGGFFGESAASTPPAYHAERRWLYVIALPRLSIEVLDISDPTRPRLVNRIGYLRFVQALLFDPSRRAEAERVQRLDEPTRNIELPRLIGEIKGVAFADGVLAVAFKALQENERGRVLFLDEFGAPIADPVSVGIDPDAIAFSPDGRKLVVANTATGEEGDDPKGSISIVTVDRDAGGQVTTDVRQIGFERFDGQAAQLRSEGVRIYTPGSTVAQDLEPESVAISPDGSTAYIGFVRNNAFATVDLTLETVVDIHGLGTRDFNVAGQGIDASDQDGEIAIRPWPVSGYFSPDGIGVLPTGGALHVVTANEGDPRDFEDARVAGLTLDPTAFPDAADLQRPENLGRLRITRVEGDPDGDGDYDRLFTLGTRSFAIWSRDGRLVFDSGDDFEQRTAEAVPAFFNTPDDVNRFDGRSPDRGPEPEPLAVGKVGDRWYAFVGFERIGGIIAYDVTEPTAPRFAFYLNNRDFTVDPAAVCQRDTVKTPECAAVGDLEPEALGFIPAEQSPNGAALLVATHEQTDSVLLLQLDPK, translated from the coding sequence ATGGCGAAAGAAGCAGCACGCATCCTGCTGCGGGCGAAGGCCGATGCGGCCCCGCGAAGTCGTACCGGCATTGCCAGGAGCCAAGCGACCGGAAAAATCTGGCTGGGCCGACTTGTCGGAGCGGTGGCATTGTCGCTCGTGGCGACCTCCTGCACCGCCCCGGGTTCCGATGAGTTTGCGCCGGTATACCTCGAGGGCGCAGACGGCGGGTTGCAGGCGCAGATCATCGGGCGTCGTGACGGTGGCTTCTTCGGCGAAAGCGCCGCCAGCACGCCGCCCGCCTACCACGCGGAGCGCCGATGGCTCTATGTCATCGCCTTGCCGCGCCTGTCCATCGAAGTGCTCGATATCAGCGATCCGACCCGCCCCCGGCTGGTCAATCGGATTGGCTATCTCCGGTTCGTGCAAGCCTTGCTCTTCGATCCCTCTCGCCGCGCCGAAGCCGAGCGCGTGCAGCGCCTCGACGAGCCGACGCGCAACATAGAGCTACCGCGGCTTATCGGAGAGATTAAGGGCGTTGCCTTCGCCGACGGCGTCCTCGCGGTGGCGTTCAAGGCCCTGCAGGAAAACGAACGCGGGCGCGTGCTGTTCCTCGACGAGTTCGGCGCCCCCATCGCCGACCCGGTGTCGGTCGGCATCGATCCGGATGCGATCGCCTTCTCGCCGGACGGGCGGAAACTCGTGGTCGCCAACACCGCTACCGGCGAGGAAGGCGACGACCCCAAGGGCAGCATCAGCATCGTCACCGTGGATCGCGACGCGGGCGGTCAGGTGACGACGGATGTTCGCCAGATCGGTTTCGAGCGGTTCGACGGCCAGGCGGCTCAACTGCGCAGCGAGGGGGTCCGCATCTACACGCCCGGATCCACCGTCGCACAAGACCTCGAGCCGGAGTCGGTGGCGATCTCGCCCGACGGTTCGACGGCCTATATCGGTTTCGTTCGCAACAATGCCTTCGCGACCGTCGATCTGACCCTCGAAACGGTGGTCGACATTCACGGCTTGGGCACGCGCGACTTCAACGTCGCGGGGCAAGGGATCGATGCCAGCGACCAGGATGGCGAGATCGCCATCCGGCCCTGGCCGGTGTCGGGCTATTTCTCGCCCGATGGTATCGGCGTCCTGCCGACCGGCGGTGCGCTCCATGTGGTGACCGCGAACGAGGGCGACCCCCGCGACTTCGAGGATGCCCGGGTTGCGGGCTTGACGCTCGATCCCACCGCCTTCCCGGATGCCGCCGACCTGCAGCGACCGGAGAACCTGGGCCGGCTGCGGATCACCCGCGTCGAGGGCGATCCGGACGGCGACGGCGACTACGACCGGCTTTTCACCCTGGGCACCCGTTCCTTCGCCATCTGGAGCCGCGACGGCCGGCTTGTCTTCGACAGCGGTGACGACTTCGAGCAAAGGACCGCCGAGGCCGTTCCGGCCTTCTTCAACACGCCCGACGACGTCAACCGCTTTGACGGGCGCAGCCCTGATCGCGGGCCGGAGCCGGAGCCCCTTGCGGTCGGTAAAGTCGGCGATCGCTGGTACGCCTTCGTCGGCTTCGAGCGGATCGGCGGGATCATCGCCTACGATGTCACCGAGCCCACGGCGCCACGCTTCGCCTTCTACCTCAACAACCGCGACTTCACCGTCGATCCGGCCGCCGTCTGCCAGCGCGACACCGTGAAGACGCCGGAATGCGCCGCGGTCGGCGATCTCGAGCCCGAGGCCTTGGGTTTCATTCCGGCCGAGCAGAGCCCGAACGGGGCCGCCTTGCTGGTCGCAACCCACGAGCAGACGGACAGCGTCCTCCTGCTCCAACTCGACCCCAAGTGA